CGGTGGCGGGAAGTTGGGCACCGGCGGGACCGGCGGAATGGCAGCCGTCACTTCCAGCGGCGTCTTCTGCGACGAACTCGGGGCGAGTGTCGCTGAGCCGTCGTAGGTGGCACCGTAGATCTGTTCGCCCTGCGGTGTGGCACTCACCACCAGCGTGGCGACCCCTTCGGCATTCACCGCGGCCGAGCCAATCAGCACCTCATTCTGGAAGAACGACACCGTGCCGGTGGGGATTTCGCCTTGTGCGGCAACGGTCGCCTTCAGTGTGACATTCGTTCCCAACGGGGCGCTCGGCACCGAGAGTGTGAGCAGCGTGGTGGAGTCTTTGAGCTTCACGACGGTGATGTCGTTGCCATCGCCGCCGACGTAACTGATGCGATACGAAGCATTTCCGGCCGTGACAATCGCCCCTTCGGGCAGCCCGGCGAAAGTGCCTTCGACCGGATCGACATCGTCATTGACCAAAAGCGTGAAGCTGGAGCCTGGTAGAATCGGGAAATTCTCGGTGAGCGCCAGGGCTGCGTTGTTCAGCGTCGCCGCCCCGACAACCCGCACCTGCGACGATTGCCCCATCTGGAAAATGGTCATCGCAAACGTGGTTGCGCCGGAAGTCGTGAGATTCTCGAATCCCAGCGGGGCGAGCGGAATCGTCGGCTGAATCACGCCGCCAGACGATTTCGTGGTATTGTGCAGGCCGCTGCCTTGCAGGGTGCCGCCCGATTGCAGAATGGTCAGATTCGGTTTATCGCCCAGCGTGACGACGGTGCCATTGCGGAGATCCAAAATGGCGGAGGTGTCGAACGCGGTATTGAGCGCGAGGGTGCCGGTGCCTTCTTTCTGCCACTTGCCGTTGCTCAATTTGGAGGTGACATTCAGCCGCGTCAGCGGGTTGGTGCCGTTGACGGTGACCAATCGCGTGCCGCCGGCGAGGTTGATGGTGCCGTTGAGGATACTCGAGGTGACCGAGGTTCCATCGGCGTTGATGGTGGTATTTCCATCGAGAATCAGCGTTCCGGTGGCGCCGTTGTTGATGCTGCCGGTGCCCATGGTGAGCGTGCTGATGGTGAGCTGCCCGTTGTTGACCAGCGCTTTGCCATCGTTGGTGATGTTGAGCTGGCCGATGGTTTCGGTCTTCCCGTTGATATCCAACGTGCCCAAGAATCCGAGGTTGAGCACCTTGCCATCGGCGATGACATTGGAGTTGATGAGCCGCAGCGTGGGATTGGTGTCGAGATCGCCGCTGATGGAGACAAGATTGTTGACGGCGTTCAATCCGGACGGTGTGGCGAGTTCCAGCACGCCATTGCGCACACTGGTTTGGCCGGTGAAGCTGTTGCCGGTGGGCGATTCCAGTCGCATGGTGCCCGCGCCGGTCTTGCGGAACGACTTGCTGCCGGAAATTTCGCCGGTGACCAACAAATCGGTCGCCGCGGTGCCGTTATCGACCGTTACCACGGTGAACAGCAGATTTCCGAAGGCGAGTTCGGAGCTAATTTTGGAGGATGTCGGCGAGGGGGTGACATTGATGGCGTTGTTGACCACCAGCGTGCCGGCCCCCTGAACGGTGCCGCCGCCGATGCCGTTGCCCAGCGTGAGCGTGTTGGCCGTGAAGGTGCTGTTTCCGGCCAGGCCGATGGTGCCATCGTTGCGAACCAGGGCATTGGTGGCCGAAACGCTGGCATTCACGGTGACCGTGACAAAGCCCGAAGCGGTGCCATTGTCGCCGTCGCCCACTTGCAGGTTGGCCAGGTTGCCCACTCCCCCATACAAGCTGAGGTGGCCATCGCTCACAAATGTGGTGCCCGTGT
This DNA window, taken from Tuwongella immobilis, encodes the following:
- a CDS encoding beta strand repeat-containing protein, with product MGWLSRRNRKSAPSPVTASPARPIRPMLESLDERVVPATHTWTGGGGNSLWSNAANWNGGVPVNDPGNPVTVVFNTAANVTVDSLTANLKVNEIRFDPGSTTILTLNTQLTVDSGAGVPGIEAFTTGNKITGASKLNFTGFGHQIIAPTNTTLTISAPITGSGQIEIRGAGDVWFQGANSYTGTTFVSDGHLSLYGGVGNLANLQVGDGDNGTASGFVTVTVNASVSATNALVRNDGTIGLAGNSTFTANTLTLGNGIGGGTVQGAGTLVVNNAINVTPSPTSSKISSELAFGNLLFTVVTVDNGTAATDLLVTGEISGSKSFRKTGAGTMRLESPTGNSFTGQTSVRNGVLELATPSGLNAVNNLVSISGDLDTNPTLRLINSNVIADGKVLNLGFLGTLDINGKTETIGQLNITNDGKALVNNGQLTISTLTMGTGSINNGATGTLILDGNTTINADGTSVTSSILNGTINLAGGTRLVTVNGTNPLTRLNVTSKLSNGKWQKEGTGTLALNTAFDTSAILDLRNGTVVTLGDKPNLTILQSGGTLQGSGLHNTTKSSGGVIQPTIPLAPLGFENLTTSGATTFAMTIFQMGQSSQVRVVGAATLNNAALALTENFPILPGSSFTLLVNDDVDPVEGTFAGLPEGAIVTAGNASYRISYVGGDGNDITVVKLKDSTTLLTLSVPSAPLGTNVTLKATVAAQGEIPTGTVSFFQNEVLIGSAAVNAEGVATLVVSATPQGEQIYGATYDGSATLAPSSSQKTPLEVTAAIPPVPPVPNFPPPPPNLPPAPPPAEIDTTNFAVGADAGGGIVRYFNADQTERYSLVPFDGFFGGIRTAVGDFNGDGTEDLVVGTGPGIFSVVRILDGVSQAELFAINPFPDYTLGVYVSAGDMNGDGIAELMITPDQGGGPRVRIFRGGDFVQVADFFGINDPNFRGGARAALSDINADGVGDIVVSAGFGGGPRITIWDGLKVLENDLANAELSNFFAFESSLRNGAFVTAGDINGDGYGDLVFGGGPGGGPRVRIFDGKQLLAAGKIGDVEELPESAQLANFFAGDVNNRGGVRLTLKKLDADDKADLVVGAGEGAGSAVTGYLADQLLADQPLSEFSFEAFPGFVGGVFVG